In Corynebacterium sp. P4-C1, the sequence ATATCCTCATCGACGTCGCCGACGGCGTGATCGACTCCATCGGCGAGAACCCCTTCAACGACGCGGACGAGGTCATGGACTGCGGCGGCAAGGTCCTGCTGCCGGGGCTCGTGGACATGCACGTGCACCTGCGCGAGCCCGGCCGCGAGGACACCGAGACGATCGCCACCGGTTCCGACGCCGCGGCCAGGGGCGGTTTCACAGCCGTGTTCACCATGGCTAACACCCAGCCAGTCATCGACCAGCCCTTCCTCGCCGACGCGGTGTGGGAGAAGGGCCAGGCATACGGGAAATGCGATGTCTACCCGGTCGGCTCCATCACGAAGGGGCTGGACGGCGACACTCTGACCGAGATCGGCTTGATGTCCCGCGGGCACGTGAAGATGTTCTCCGACGACGGCAAATGCGTCAACGACCCGCAGCTCATGCGCCGCGCCATCGAGTACGCGAAGGCCTACGATGTCGTGCTGGCCCAGCACGCTGAGGACCACCGCATGACGGAGGGGGCCTGCGCCCACGAGGGCGAGAACGCTGCCCGCCTGGGTCTGCGCGGCTGGCCGCGCGTGGCCGAGGAGTCCGTGATTGCTCGTGACCTGATTATGACGCGCGATTACGGCGGGCGCTACCACCTGTGCCATGCCTCCACCGAAGGAACTGTCTCCCTGCTGCGCTGGGCAAAGGAACAGGGCATCAAGGTCTCTGCCGAAGTGACGCCGCACCACTTGCTGCTCACCGATGCCAAGCTGGAGACCTACGACGGCGTCTACCGGGTCAATCCGCCGCTGAGGGAGGACCGCGACACCATCGCCCTGCGCGACGCGCTTCTTGACGGCACCATCGACATCGTGGCCACGGACCACGCCCCGCACGGCTCCGAAGACAAATGCGTGGAATTCGAAAACGCCAAGCCCGGCATGATCGGCCTGGAGACGTCGCTGGCGATTATCGCCAAGGTCTTCGTCGAGTCGGGCCTGGCTGATTGGCGCTTCGTGGCCAAGGTCATGAGCGAACGCCCCGCAGAGATTCTCCGTCTCGCGGACCAGGGCCGCCCCATTGCGGTGGGACAGCCAGCCAACCTCGTCCTCGTCGACCCGGACGCCGGGTGGACCGCGCTCGGCGACGAGATGGCGTCGAAGTCCCGCAACACCCCGTACGAGGGCGCGGAATTCGCGGCGCGCGTGGTGGGCACGTGGCTCCGCGGTGAACAGACCTTCCACCTCGCCGAGGTTGGAAGTGGAGCCGACAGCAACACCGACAAAAACACAGACACAGACTGACCAGCACGAGCGCCGCTCCCACATAGGGGAGAGGCGCAGAAGCAGCGTGAATAGAGCGAAACGAAGAAGGAAACACACATGAGCACTGAACGCATCCCCGCCGTGCTGGTACTGGCCGACGGCACCACGTTCCCGGGCTTCGCCTTTGGCGCGGCCGGCGCCGACACCGAGCCTGTGTTCGGCGAGGCCGTTTTCACCACTGCCATGACCGGCTACCAGGAGACGATGACGGACCCGTCCTACCACCGCCAGATCGTGGTGGCCACGGCTCCGCAGATCGGCAATACCGGGTGGAACGACGAGGACAACGAGTCCCACGACAACCGCATCTGGGTTGCCGGACTGGTGATCCGCGACTTGTCCAAGCGGGTCAGCAATTGGCGCGCTGAGCGCAGCCTCGAGGACGAGATGAGCAGCCAGGGCATCGTGGGCATCCACGGTGTGGACACCCGCTCGCTCGTGCGCCACCTGCGCAACTACGGCTCCATCGCCGCCGGCATCTTCATGGGCGAGCAGGCGCGCGGCGACGTCGACAAGCTTGCCGCCCTCGTCAAGGAGCAGCCCGCGATGTCGGGCGCGGACCTGTCCGCAGACGTGTCCACCGACGAGCCCTACGTGATCGAAGCGAAGGGGGACAAGCGCTACACCGTTGTTGCTTACGACATGGGCATCAAAACGGCGACCCCGGGGCACTTCTCCCAGCGGGGAATCGAGACAATCGTCGTCCCAGCCGGCACGCCGTACGCGGAGATCAAGAAGCACAACCCGGATGGGGTGTTCATCTCCAACGGCCCCGGCGACCCGGCGACCGCCGACGACATGGTGGCGGTCACCCGCGACATCATCGCCGACGGCACACCGCTGTTCGGCATCTGCTTTGGCAACCAGATCCTGGGTCGCGCGCTCGGACTGGACACCTACAAGCTGAAGTTCGGCCATCGCGGTGTGAATGTCCCAGTGAAGAACCACACCAGCGGGAAAATCGACATCACCTCCCAGAACCACGGCTTCGCAGTGAAGGCGCCGGAAGGCTTCACCTCTGAGAAGATCGCGGCAGGAACGACATTCGACACCGATTTCGGTCCGGCGCTGATCACGCACACCTGCCTCAACGACGGCGTCGTCGAGGGCGTGGCACTCGAGTCCGGCATGGCGTACTCCGTGCAGTACCACCCGGAATCCGCCGCCGGCCCGCACGACGCGAACCCGCTCTTCGACCAGTTCGTGAAGCTCATGGACGGCCACAAGGCGAAGAAGAACGGCACCACCACCAGCACCGGCAGCGCAGCCGCGGCCACCGAGCAGAACTAACCAGGAAGGGAACTAATGAAACGCGACGACATCAACCACGTCCTGGTCATCGGCTCTGGCCCGATCGTGATCGGCCAGGCCTGCGAGTTCGACTACTCGGGCACCCAGGCGTGCCGCGTGCTCAAGGAGGAAGGCCTCCGCGTCACATTGATCAACTCCAACCCGGCGACGATCATGACCGACCCGGAATTCGCCGACCACACCTACGTCGAGCCGATCCAGCCGGAATACATCGACCGCATCCTCGCCCGTGAAGCAGAGCAGGGCCATAAGGTCGACGCTATCCTGGCCACGCTCGGCGGGCAGACCGCCCTGAACGCCGCGATCCAGCTCGACCGCCAGGGCATTCTGGCCAAGCACGGCGTCGAGCTCATCGGCGCGAATATCGACGCGATCGAGCGCGGCGAGGACCGCCAGAAATTCAAGGACATCGTGGCAAAGATCGGCGGCGATTCCGCACGCTCCCGCGTGTGCTTCAACATGGACGAAGTGAAGGAGACCGTGGCAGAGCTCGGCCTGCCCGTCGTTGTCCGCCCGTCCTTCACCATGGGCGGCCTCGGTTCCGGCCTCGCCTTCACCATGGAGGATTTGGAACGCATCGCCGGCGACGGCTTGGACGCCAGCCCGGAGGCGAACGTCCTCATCGAGGAGTCCATCCTCGGCTGGAAGGAATTCGAGCTCGAGCTCATGCGCGACGGCGACGACAACGTAGTCGTGATTGCCTCGATCGAGAACGTCGACGCTCTCGGTGTCCACACCGGCGACTCTGTCACGGTGGCCCCGGCGTTGACGCTGACCGACCGCGAGTTCCAGACCATGCGCGACCAGGGCATCGCGATCATCCGCGAGGTGGGCGTGGACACCGGCGGCTGCAATATCCAGTTCGCGGTCAACCCCGTCGACGGCCGCATCATCACCATCGAGATGAACCCGCGCGTGTCGCGCTCTTCCGCGCTG encodes:
- a CDS encoding dihydroorotase, which translates into the protein MTTLALNNVRPYGEDETNILIDVADGVIDSIGENPFNDADEVMDCGGKVLLPGLVDMHVHLREPGREDTETIATGSDAAARGGFTAVFTMANTQPVIDQPFLADAVWEKGQAYGKCDVYPVGSITKGLDGDTLTEIGLMSRGHVKMFSDDGKCVNDPQLMRRAIEYAKAYDVVLAQHAEDHRMTEGACAHEGENAARLGLRGWPRVAEESVIARDLIMTRDYGGRYHLCHASTEGTVSLLRWAKEQGIKVSAEVTPHHLLLTDAKLETYDGVYRVNPPLREDRDTIALRDALLDGTIDIVATDHAPHGSEDKCVEFENAKPGMIGLETSLAIIAKVFVESGLADWRFVAKVMSERPAEILRLADQGRPIAVGQPANLVLVDPDAGWTALGDEMASKSRNTPYEGAEFAARVVGTWLRGEQTFHLAEVGSGADSNTDKNTDTD
- the carA gene encoding glutamine-hydrolyzing carbamoyl-phosphate synthase small subunit; protein product: MSTERIPAVLVLADGTTFPGFAFGAAGADTEPVFGEAVFTTAMTGYQETMTDPSYHRQIVVATAPQIGNTGWNDEDNESHDNRIWVAGLVIRDLSKRVSNWRAERSLEDEMSSQGIVGIHGVDTRSLVRHLRNYGSIAAGIFMGEQARGDVDKLAALVKEQPAMSGADLSADVSTDEPYVIEAKGDKRYTVVAYDMGIKTATPGHFSQRGIETIVVPAGTPYAEIKKHNPDGVFISNGPGDPATADDMVAVTRDIIADGTPLFGICFGNQILGRALGLDTYKLKFGHRGVNVPVKNHTSGKIDITSQNHGFAVKAPEGFTSEKIAAGTTFDTDFGPALITHTCLNDGVVEGVALESGMAYSVQYHPESAAGPHDANPLFDQFVKLMDGHKAKKNGTTTSTGSAAAATEQN